In Acetobacteroides hydrogenigenes, a genomic segment contains:
- a CDS encoding glycosyltransferase family 2 protein produces the protein MISVVINTFNAESTLKQCLETVRSFDEVVICDMYSEDSTLDIAKSFGCKIVMHERTGYVEPARNYAIAAATNPWVLVLDADELVPESLNKYLYRFTKNNKTTSGLLIPRANYFMGRFMRSIYPDYQLRFFQKDRSFWPSEIHSRPIINGTIDKIPFKQKELALVHIEDASIKNILTKMNSYTEKEQSKYQKKGKNYTITSAVLSALHRFIKSYFIKGGIFDGKAGFTRSTLDATYKIISIAKHWENLESQKTTNKNH, from the coding sequence ATGATATCAGTTGTAATAAACACGTTTAACGCAGAATCCACTCTTAAACAATGCCTCGAAACGGTAAGAAGCTTTGATGAAGTTGTAATTTGTGACATGTACAGTGAAGACAGTACTCTCGATATCGCTAAATCATTTGGATGTAAGATTGTAATGCACGAGCGAACAGGGTATGTTGAGCCGGCTCGAAACTACGCCATTGCAGCAGCAACAAACCCATGGGTGTTAGTGCTCGATGCCGATGAGCTGGTTCCCGAATCTCTAAATAAATACCTGTACCGTTTTACTAAGAATAACAAGACAACATCAGGGCTGCTTATACCAAGAGCCAACTACTTTATGGGTCGGTTCATGAGGAGCATTTATCCCGACTACCAGCTACGTTTCTTTCAAAAAGACCGCAGCTTCTGGCCATCCGAAATACACTCCCGCCCCATTATCAACGGTACCATAGACAAGATCCCGTTTAAGCAAAAGGAACTTGCACTAGTCCACATCGAAGATGCCTCGATTAAGAACATCCTCACAAAGATGAACAGCTACACAGAAAAAGAACAGAGCAAGTACCAAAAAAAGGGGAAAAACTACACCATTACCAGCGCAGTACTATCTGCACTCCATCGCTTTATAAAGTCTTACTTCATAAAAGGAGGAATTTTTGATGGGAAAGCAGGTTTCACGCGAAGTACACTCGATGCAACCTACAAAATCATCTCCATCGCCAAACACTGGGAGAACCTAGAAAGTCAAAAAACAACCAATAAAAACCATTGA
- a CDS encoding acyltransferase family protein: protein MNRKELTTDILKGKQHFEILDGLRGVAALAVVIFHFMEWIYPDASKNFIGHGFLAVDFFFCLSGFVIGYAYDSRIGTMGVKEFFKSRLIRLHPLIILGAVLGILGFLFDPFASHSGMYSTGMLALLFLCTTFLIPLPAMEDRAFNLFGLNAPSWSLFWEYIANIFYALILCKINRRYLAILAVAATAVIGYVGYTSGNLLGGWNGDTFWHGGARVSFSFLAGLLIYRFNLIIKNRLGFISLSILLGLAFVMPHFKWNWLAEVLVVVIYFPLLVSLGAGSTLSMGERKLCVFSGNISYPLYMTHYAAIWIFGSYLTSNKPGTSELSFVVIAGTLLLVGFAYLMMVIYDIPVRRYLSNKRQQKLKK, encoded by the coding sequence ATGAACAGAAAAGAGCTAACCACAGACATTCTAAAAGGCAAGCAGCATTTTGAGATCCTCGATGGCCTAAGAGGAGTTGCCGCTTTGGCCGTTGTAATCTTCCACTTTATGGAGTGGATTTATCCGGATGCCAGCAAAAACTTTATTGGTCACGGATTTTTAGCGGTGGACTTCTTTTTCTGCCTATCCGGATTTGTAATCGGATACGCCTATGATAGCCGTATTGGCACAATGGGAGTAAAAGAGTTCTTCAAGTCGAGGCTCATAAGGCTGCATCCGTTAATCATACTAGGAGCTGTACTGGGCATATTGGGCTTCCTCTTCGATCCATTCGCAAGCCATTCGGGGATGTACAGCACAGGGATGTTAGCGCTACTTTTCCTCTGTACCACCTTCCTGATTCCCCTTCCGGCAATGGAAGATCGAGCATTTAACCTATTCGGACTCAACGCTCCTTCGTGGTCTCTTTTTTGGGAGTATATCGCCAACATCTTCTATGCGCTTATCCTATGCAAGATAAACCGTCGCTACTTGGCTATTTTAGCTGTTGCAGCTACAGCAGTAATTGGCTACGTGGGCTACACATCGGGTAACCTACTGGGCGGATGGAATGGCGATACCTTTTGGCATGGAGGAGCTCGTGTTTCGTTCTCGTTTTTAGCTGGACTTCTTATCTATAGGTTTAATTTGATTATAAAAAACAGGCTTGGCTTTATCAGCCTGTCGATTCTTTTGGGGCTAGCATTCGTAATGCCCCACTTTAAGTGGAACTGGCTGGCAGAAGTGCTGGTTGTAGTAATCTACTTCCCGCTACTTGTATCGCTAGGAGCCGGATCTACGCTATCAATGGGGGAAAGAAAGTTGTGCGTATTTTCTGGAAATATATCGTATCCCCTCTACATGACGCACTATGCCGCTATATGGATATTCGGCAGCTACCTAACCAGCAACAAACCTGGCACTAGCGAGCTATCTTTTGTCGTAATAGCAGGAACGCTTCTCCTGGTTGG